The following proteins are encoded in a genomic region of Gimesia algae:
- a CDS encoding (2Fe-2S)-binding protein: protein MKLDDKVCYCFHISKRKIINHLRIHRPRRASQLSDCGGAGTGCGWCVPYLKRYFAEYEKSDLSEAGELSSNETEVISAEEYARQRDQYIESGKGKPPAR from the coding sequence GTGAAACTCGACGACAAAGTCTGTTACTGTTTTCATATCAGTAAACGAAAAATCATCAATCACCTGCGGATTCATCGTCCGCGGCGTGCCAGTCAGCTAAGTGACTGTGGGGGTGCCGGTACCGGCTGTGGCTGGTGTGTTCCTTACCTGAAGCGCTACTTCGCCGAATATGAGAAATCGGATCTCTCCGAAGCAGGTGAATTGTCATCGAACGAAACGGAAGTCATCTCAGCAGAAGAATACGCGCGGCAACGAGACCAGTACATTGAAAGCGGAAAAGGGAAACCCCCTGCCAGATAA
- a CDS encoding FAD:protein FMN transferase — translation MTSVKTKSVPVWHLTLLLLLCTTGVACQSEQNASASKSLQKLQIEGPTMGTSYHITVCSDTADVVDKQQIQQDVDQLLKTVNQQMSTYIKTSELSQFNQATADEWLPVSAALVQVVNAGLKLSEDSDGAFDMTVGPLVNLWHFGPDPGKRTIPEKSQIEAARKSVGYHHIQTQHQPPTLKKTIPDVYLDLSAIAKGYAVDEVGEYLESKSIENYLVEIGGEMRSRGINQQGQPWKVGIEKPISEQRVVQHVFPLDNLSMATSGNYRNFFEVDGVSYSHTIDPRTGQPVKHALASVTVVGENCMNCDALATCLMVLGGEEGYNWCAERKIAAYFIVKTETGFRERYSPQWQHIFGEVNEK, via the coding sequence ATGACTTCGGTTAAGACGAAATCCGTTCCGGTCTGGCATCTCACACTGTTGCTGCTGTTATGTACAACAGGCGTGGCCTGCCAATCCGAGCAGAACGCGTCCGCCTCCAAATCGCTGCAGAAATTACAGATCGAGGGGCCCACCATGGGGACCTCGTATCATATTACGGTCTGCTCAGATACTGCTGATGTCGTCGACAAACAACAGATCCAGCAGGACGTCGATCAGCTGCTGAAAACGGTCAATCAGCAGATGTCGACATATATCAAAACGTCGGAACTGTCACAGTTTAATCAGGCCACCGCGGATGAGTGGTTACCTGTTTCTGCGGCGCTGGTACAAGTCGTGAATGCCGGGCTGAAACTCAGCGAAGACAGTGACGGTGCCTTTGATATGACAGTGGGACCGCTGGTCAATTTATGGCACTTCGGCCCTGATCCGGGGAAGAGAACCATACCGGAAAAGAGTCAAATCGAAGCAGCGCGCAAGAGTGTGGGGTATCACCATATTCAGACGCAGCATCAACCGCCGACGTTGAAGAAGACGATTCCGGACGTGTACCTCGATCTGTCAGCGATCGCCAAAGGATATGCCGTCGATGAAGTAGGCGAATATCTGGAATCGAAGTCAATTGAGAACTATCTGGTCGAAATCGGCGGCGAAATGCGATCCCGCGGGATCAATCAGCAGGGCCAACCCTGGAAAGTCGGGATTGAGAAGCCGATCAGCGAACAACGGGTCGTGCAGCATGTCTTCCCGCTGGACAACCTGTCGATGGCGACTTCCGGCAACTATCGCAATTTTTTTGAAGTGGATGGCGTCAGCTATTCCCATACCATTGATCCCCGCACGGGGCAACCGGTCAAACATGCCCTGGCTTCGGTGACCGTCGTCGGGGAAAATTGCATGAACTGTGATGCCCTTGCAACTTGCCTGATGGTATTAGGGGGCGAAGAGGGGTATAATTGGTGTGCAGAACGGAAAATCGCCGCTTATTTCATTGTGAAAACCGAAACCGGCTTCAGGGAGCGATACTCCCCGCAGTGGCAACACATATTTGGAGAGGTAAACGAAAAATGA
- a CDS encoding ABC transporter permease translates to MKVLHRKLMRELFAAKGVLVAIISIIAVGIGCFIAMSSTYDNLEYSRQSYYRLCQMADFSVELKKVPVGDLATLTDVPGVTSILPRIVFEVTASLEGVEKPLSGQAVSLPAHENAPINRIVIKQGGYFTDQRQEEVIVNDAFARAHNLHPGDHIQLILNNRLQDLLIVGTAISSEFVYLIGPGGLVPEPETYGVFYLKHEYAEDVFGFQGAANQILGHLAPEFQSPDRVRLILDQLELNLDDYGVFSTTPLAQQSSHWFLKSEIDGLKVSATILPTIFLIVAALALNLLMSRMAEQQRTIVGTLKALGYSNQEIFLHFIQFGLLIGIAGGLLGILIGYSLAGAMTAQYRNFFEFPSLVNQMYPRVILLGMLISIFFAVLGTFRGVRSVVRLSPAEAMRPKPPLRARRILLEKIHAFWNALDFRWQLVLRDIFRNRTRTLGGLLSATVGAMLLLVTFSMYDSAFALLNFQYDKLLLSDIDLSFKDDHDYAALFESQQLAGVDYAEPLFHIGCTLKNGIHEKKAGITGITRTAQLTIPRDTAGNRVEVPETGILVTRKLADILKIQAGDSLEMIPVTGDRIARQVPVMKIIDSYLGLSVYANFDYLNRVMGETRTLTSVQLKTDPRPAVTRQIYRQVKQIPAIQSVTSIRDQKEKLQEVLVDQMIVMIVVVIVFSCLIFFGSILNASLISLSERQQEIATLRVLGYTPAEVGSIFLRESFSVNLPGILLGLPAGYWASKGINIAYDTELFRMPFTIDAMSWVYTVLLGIIFTLISHWPVQKAIRNMDWLTALNVKE, encoded by the coding sequence ATGAAAGTTCTGCATCGAAAATTAATGCGGGAGTTGTTCGCGGCCAAAGGTGTGCTGGTCGCGATCATCAGCATCATTGCCGTTGGCATCGGTTGCTTTATCGCCATGTCGTCAACCTATGACAATCTTGAGTACTCCCGCCAGAGCTATTATCGACTCTGCCAGATGGCCGACTTCTCGGTCGAGCTGAAAAAAGTTCCCGTGGGTGATCTGGCCACACTGACTGATGTGCCCGGCGTAACCAGTATTCTGCCTCGTATTGTGTTTGAAGTCACCGCTTCCCTGGAAGGTGTCGAAAAACCACTCTCCGGACAGGCGGTCTCCCTGCCTGCCCACGAAAACGCACCGATTAATCGCATTGTGATCAAGCAGGGCGGCTATTTCACCGATCAGCGTCAGGAAGAAGTCATCGTCAATGATGCATTCGCCCGCGCCCACAATCTGCATCCGGGTGACCATATTCAGCTGATTCTGAACAATCGCCTGCAAGACCTGCTGATTGTCGGCACCGCCATCAGTTCGGAATTCGTCTACCTGATCGGACCGGGGGGGCTGGTTCCGGAACCAGAAACCTACGGCGTGTTTTACCTGAAACATGAATACGCAGAAGATGTATTTGGCTTTCAAGGTGCCGCCAATCAGATTCTGGGGCACCTGGCGCCCGAGTTTCAAAGCCCGGATCGGGTCCGTCTGATTCTCGACCAGTTGGAACTGAATCTCGACGACTACGGCGTATTCTCCACAACGCCATTGGCACAGCAGTCATCCCACTGGTTTCTCAAAAGTGAAATTGATGGGCTCAAAGTCAGTGCAACGATCCTGCCCACCATCTTCCTGATTGTCGCTGCCCTGGCGCTGAACCTGTTAATGTCCCGCATGGCAGAACAGCAGCGGACCATCGTGGGGACCCTGAAAGCGCTGGGCTATTCCAACCAGGAAATCTTCCTGCACTTCATCCAGTTTGGACTGCTGATCGGAATCGCGGGCGGCCTGCTGGGAATCCTGATCGGCTATTCGCTGGCCGGCGCGATGACAGCTCAGTATCGTAACTTCTTTGAATTCCCTTCTCTGGTCAACCAGATGTACCCGCGAGTCATTCTGCTGGGCATGCTGATCAGCATCTTCTTTGCCGTGCTGGGAACATTTCGCGGCGTCCGTTCGGTCGTGCGACTTTCACCGGCGGAAGCGATGCGGCCCAAACCTCCCCTGCGGGCCCGGCGGATTTTACTGGAAAAAATCCATGCATTCTGGAACGCGCTCGACTTTCGCTGGCAACTCGTGCTGCGCGACATCTTTCGCAATCGCACGCGAACACTGGGAGGTCTACTTTCAGCAACGGTCGGTGCCATGCTGCTGCTGGTGACTTTTTCCATGTACGACTCTGCCTTTGCGCTACTCAATTTTCAATATGACAAACTGCTGTTGAGCGACATCGATCTCAGTTTCAAAGACGATCATGACTATGCTGCCCTGTTTGAATCACAGCAGCTGGCCGGCGTCGATTATGCTGAGCCTCTATTCCATATTGGTTGTACGCTCAAAAACGGGATCCACGAAAAGAAGGCCGGCATCACTGGCATCACACGGACCGCTCAGTTGACAATTCCTCGCGATACCGCGGGCAACCGCGTCGAAGTTCCAGAGACAGGAATTCTGGTCACACGCAAACTGGCCGACATTCTAAAGATTCAGGCGGGGGACTCCCTGGAAATGATTCCCGTCACCGGCGATCGTATCGCCAGGCAGGTACCCGTCATGAAAATCATCGACAGTTACCTGGGACTTTCCGTTTATGCGAACTTTGATTACCTGAATCGAGTGATGGGGGAAACCCGGACCCTGACCAGCGTGCAGTTGAAGACGGATCCCCGCCCGGCGGTCACCCGACAGATTTATCGACAGGTCAAACAGATTCCCGCCATTCAGTCGGTTACTTCCATTCGCGATCAGAAAGAGAAACTGCAGGAAGTGCTCGTGGATCAGATGATTGTGATGATCGTAGTTGTCATCGTGTTTTCGTGCCTGATTTTCTTCGGCAGCATCCTGAATGCCTCTCTCATCTCACTTTCAGAACGACAGCAGGAAATCGCCACGCTGCGTGTGCTGGGTTATACTCCCGCGGAAGTCGGTTCGATTTTTCTGAGAGAAAGTTTTAGTGTGAACCTGCCTGGAATTCTGTTAGGGTTGCCCGCCGGTTACTGGGCATCAAAAGGCATTAACATCGCTTATGATACGGAACTGTTTCGGATGCCTTTTACCATCGACGCCATGAGTTGGGTTTATACGGTTCTGTTGGGAATAATTTTCACGCTGATCTCACACTGGCCGGTGCAGAAAGCCATCCGTAACATGGACTGGCTCACCGCGCTCAATGTAAAGGAATAA
- the nqrE gene encoding NADH:ubiquinone reductase (Na(+)-transporting) subunit E yields MWEHYLSLFIKCLFVENLALAFFLGMCTFLAVSKNVKTALGLGIAVVVIQTITVPVNNIIFQHLLKKGALAWAGYPNVDLTFVGLICYIGVIAAMVQILEMTLDRYFPALYNSLGIFLPLITVNCAILGGTLFMVERDYNFPESCVFGFGSGVGWALAIVALAGIREKLKYSDVPPGLRGLGITFITVGLMAMAFMAFSGIQL; encoded by the coding sequence ATGTGGGAACATTATCTGAGCCTGTTTATTAAATGTCTCTTTGTTGAGAATCTGGCTTTGGCCTTCTTCCTCGGGATGTGTACCTTCCTGGCGGTTTCCAAAAACGTAAAAACGGCTTTGGGATTGGGGATCGCTGTGGTTGTGATTCAGACCATCACCGTGCCCGTCAATAATATCATCTTTCAGCATCTGCTGAAGAAAGGGGCGCTGGCCTGGGCCGGTTATCCGAATGTGGACCTGACGTTTGTCGGTCTGATCTGCTATATCGGCGTGATTGCGGCAATGGTGCAGATCCTGGAAATGACTCTGGACCGCTACTTTCCGGCACTTTACAACTCACTGGGGATTTTCCTCCCGCTGATTACCGTGAACTGTGCGATCCTGGGGGGGACCCTGTTCATGGTTGAGCGGGACTACAACTTCCCTGAAAGCTGCGTGTTTGGTTTTGGTTCCGGTGTCGGCTGGGCACTGGCGATTGTGGCACTCGCAGGCATTCGCGAAAAACTGAAATACAGTGACGTACCACCGGGATTACGCGGACTGGGTATTACGTTTATTACCGTGGGCCTGATGGCAATGGCCTTTATGGCATTCTCCGGTATCCAACTGTAA
- the nqrF gene encoding NADH:ubiquinone reductase (Na(+)-transporting) subunit F: MVIEILFGVIMFTGIVLALVAIILIAKSKLVASGNVTITVNEQKKIEVPAGGKLLNALAENQIFVSSACGGGGTCAQCEVKVLHGGGDILATERSHFNNREVREGCRLSCQVPVKTDMDIEVPPEVFETKKWVCKVKSNDNVATFIKELVLELPEGEDVAFKAGGFIQIEAPPHHLKYSEFDIPDEYKEDWDKFNLWRFESKVDDETIRAYSMANYPGEKGIIMLNVRVASPPPRSPDGTPPGKMSSYIFNLKPGDEVTISGPYGEFFIADTEAEMIYIGGGAGMAPLRSHIYELFKERKTHRKVSYWYGARSMREMFYEDEFRAIEKEFPNFKMHIALSDPMPEDNWTGLEGFIHQVLLNEYLSKHPAPEDCEYYICGPPMMLSAVRNMLDDLGVEPENIRYDDFG; the protein is encoded by the coding sequence ATGGTTATAGAAATTCTCTTTGGCGTTATTATGTTCACGGGCATCGTGCTTGCCCTGGTCGCCATTATTCTGATTGCAAAATCAAAGCTGGTGGCCTCCGGGAATGTCACGATCACGGTCAATGAGCAGAAAAAGATTGAAGTCCCCGCGGGTGGAAAACTTTTAAATGCGCTGGCTGAAAATCAGATCTTTGTGTCCTCGGCCTGTGGCGGTGGTGGAACCTGTGCCCAGTGTGAAGTGAAAGTTCTACACGGTGGCGGCGATATTCTGGCCACCGAACGGTCCCACTTCAATAACCGTGAAGTCCGCGAAGGTTGCCGCCTTTCCTGTCAGGTGCCAGTCAAGACAGACATGGATATCGAAGTACCACCTGAAGTCTTCGAAACCAAAAAGTGGGTCTGCAAAGTCAAATCCAATGACAACGTTGCCACGTTCATTAAAGAACTGGTACTGGAACTACCCGAAGGCGAAGACGTTGCCTTTAAAGCTGGCGGGTTCATCCAGATCGAAGCACCGCCGCATCATCTGAAATACAGTGAATTTGATATTCCTGATGAATACAAAGAGGACTGGGATAAGTTCAATCTGTGGCGTTTTGAATCCAAAGTGGATGATGAAACGATTCGCGCCTATTCCATGGCCAACTATCCCGGCGAAAAAGGGATCATCATGTTGAACGTGCGTGTCGCTTCCCCGCCACCACGCTCACCCGATGGCACACCTCCTGGTAAAATGTCTTCCTATATCTTCAATTTAAAGCCCGGTGATGAAGTGACGATTTCCGGTCCTTACGGGGAATTCTTCATCGCAGACACCGAAGCCGAAATGATCTACATCGGTGGTGGTGCCGGTATGGCTCCGCTGCGATCGCATATCTACGAACTCTTCAAAGAACGCAAAACGCACCGGAAAGTCTCTTACTGGTATGGTGCCCGCAGTATGCGGGAAATGTTCTATGAAGATGAGTTCCGCGCAATTGAAAAAGAATTTCCGAACTTCAAAATGCACATCGCGCTTTCTGATCCGATGCCGGAAGATAACTGGACCGGACTGGAAGGATTCATTCACCAGGTACTCCTCAATGAATATCTGAGCAAACATCCTGCACCGGAAGACTGTGAATACTACATCTGTGGTCCGCCAATGATGCTTTCCGCTGTACGAAACATGCTGGATGATCTGGGTGTTGAACCCGAGAACATCAGATACGATGACTTCGGTTAA
- a CDS encoding Hsp20/alpha crystallin family protein has protein sequence MSMDDQQPEPVHVSTEEATCSTEEACEQTQQQTESRADQSRKSESSGIPNSIDRLRSEFDKLLGVAVEQGERALDKLGLFGNEAVWMPRVDILELEDEVQVSFDLPGVTAEEINITLAGNMLTITGSRSTGTTTTAGQTVRISERPSGQFRRSVPMPVAVDPDKVTASVQNGILSVVLEKSSTEKPRQIPISSAAGTGF, from the coding sequence ATGTCGATGGACGATCAACAGCCCGAACCCGTGCATGTTTCTACAGAAGAAGCGACCTGCTCTACGGAAGAAGCCTGCGAACAGACGCAGCAGCAGACAGAGTCGCGAGCTGATCAGAGCCGGAAATCTGAGTCTTCAGGGATCCCCAATTCCATTGATCGACTCCGCTCCGAATTCGACAAACTGCTGGGCGTTGCCGTTGAGCAGGGGGAACGTGCGTTGGATAAACTGGGACTGTTTGGCAACGAAGCAGTCTGGATGCCGCGTGTGGATATCCTGGAACTGGAGGATGAGGTGCAGGTTTCCTTTGATCTGCCGGGCGTGACAGCCGAAGAAATCAACATCACACTGGCTGGCAATATGCTGACGATTACAGGCAGCCGCAGTACGGGAACGACCACCACCGCCGGGCAGACAGTTCGCATCAGTGAGCGTCCTTCCGGTCAGTTTCGTCGATCGGTTCCCATGCCGGTTGCCGTCGATCCGGATAAAGTGACTGCCTCGGTACAGAATGGTATCCTGAGTGTCGTGCTGGAAAAGTCATCCACTGAAAAACCGCGACAGATTCCCATCAGCAGTGCCGCCGGCACCGGATTTTAA
- a CDS encoding NADH:ubiquinone reductase (Na(+)-transporting) subunit D, which translates to MNSKQKDVLIGPILNNNPIALQILGICSALAVTTKMETALVMSIAVTLVTACSNAAVASIRLQIPSSIRIIVQMTVIASLVILVDQFLKAFAFGISKQLSVFVGLIITNCIVMGRAEGFAMKNEPGISFLDGIGNGLGYSAVLMLVAFFRELFGSGSLFGIQLLKLSRDGGWYDANGLMLLPPSAFFIIGFAIWILRTMKTEQMEEA; encoded by the coding sequence ATGAATTCAAAACAAAAAGATGTCCTGATCGGGCCCATTTTGAATAACAATCCCATTGCTTTGCAGATTCTGGGAATCTGTTCAGCTTTAGCGGTGACTACCAAAATGGAAACGGCTCTGGTGATGAGTATTGCGGTCACTCTGGTGACGGCCTGCTCGAATGCGGCGGTCGCTTCGATTCGACTGCAGATCCCCAGCAGCATCCGGATCATCGTGCAGATGACCGTCATCGCGTCGCTGGTGATTCTGGTCGACCAGTTCCTGAAAGCATTCGCGTTCGGAATCAGCAAGCAGCTCTCTGTGTTCGTCGGCCTGATTATCACCAACTGTATCGTAATGGGTCGTGCTGAAGGTTTCGCGATGAAAAACGAACCCGGCATCAGCTTTCTGGACGGGATCGGCAACGGCCTGGGTTATTCAGCAGTCCTGATGCTGGTGGCCTTCTTCCGCGAACTCTTCGGTTCCGGTAGCCTGTTTGGAATTCAACTTTTGAAACTAAGTCGTGACGGTGGCTGGTATGATGCCAATGGCCTGATGTTACTGCCCCCCAGCGCATTTTTTATTATCGGTTTTGCAATCTGGATTCTCAGAACAATGAAGACCGAACAGATGGAGGAGGCATAA
- a CDS encoding efflux RND transporter periplasmic adaptor subunit — protein sequence MSRKSIIITVVLLIGLGALYLLSDAPLPVDVTVAETGEVKAFIEERAKTSLPRIYRIAMPLNGRVLPITVEEDEKVSEGQIVASMDTSDLDAEVAKAQYRVEQFARKIVEQSDTRLEDNSLVQFDEFLKSMDLTVEAASKQQDASKAKWQYARDEFDRKYQLFKRSALSESELNEADLFKKQSEIDYQKDILTWRSLQAIQSAMQIGKISILKYKEKKELSTAVLQEEQKEAQSQLDQLLRDQKRATMRSPVDGTILTRNYSNERTLAAGDILLEIGRLQDLEVEVDVLSQYVGDIQIGSLVDIEGPAIGKQSVRGKVKRIYPKGFTKVSSLGVEQQRVKVIVSFDQSLWKQLKEQQRSLGTDYRVRVKIYTEIKQDVVKVSRSALFRNASGQWQAYVVRNNKAILTDVKTGVMNDFDAEIEKGIQSGERVIIAPSMNLQPGESVEPQVIREL from the coding sequence ATGTCCCGCAAATCTATTATCATCACAGTGGTCCTGCTCATCGGACTGGGAGCCTTGTATCTCCTCTCCGATGCGCCGCTACCGGTGGATGTGACTGTTGCTGAAACGGGTGAAGTCAAGGCCTTCATTGAGGAACGGGCCAAGACCAGCCTGCCCCGCATCTATCGCATCGCCATGCCTTTAAACGGTCGCGTGTTACCCATCACCGTGGAAGAAGATGAAAAAGTTTCTGAAGGCCAGATCGTGGCCTCCATGGATACGTCCGACCTGGATGCGGAAGTAGCCAAAGCCCAGTATCGTGTGGAGCAGTTCGCGCGGAAGATCGTCGAGCAGTCTGATACGCGACTGGAAGATAACTCGCTGGTGCAGTTTGATGAATTCCTGAAGTCGATGGATCTGACCGTGGAAGCCGCCAGTAAACAGCAGGATGCCAGTAAAGCCAAATGGCAGTACGCCCGGGATGAATTCGACCGCAAATATCAGCTCTTCAAGAGAAGTGCACTGTCGGAAAGCGAGCTCAATGAAGCCGACCTGTTTAAAAAACAGAGTGAAATCGACTATCAGAAAGACATCTTAACCTGGCGCTCCCTGCAGGCCATCCAGAGCGCGATGCAGATCGGCAAGATCTCGATTCTGAAATACAAAGAGAAAAAAGAACTCTCGACGGCAGTTCTGCAGGAAGAACAAAAAGAAGCGCAGTCCCAACTGGATCAACTGCTGCGCGATCAGAAACGGGCGACGATGCGCAGCCCGGTGGACGGGACGATCCTGACGAGAAACTATTCCAACGAACGCACACTTGCCGCCGGTGATATTTTACTCGAAATCGGACGTCTGCAGGATCTGGAAGTCGAGGTGGATGTCCTTTCACAGTACGTCGGAGACATTCAGATCGGCTCACTCGTCGATATTGAAGGCCCCGCAATCGGCAAGCAGTCCGTGCGTGGCAAAGTCAAACGGATCTATCCCAAAGGCTTTACCAAAGTCTCTTCGCTGGGAGTCGAACAGCAGCGCGTGAAAGTGATCGTCAGCTTTGACCAGAGCTTGTGGAAGCAGTTGAAAGAACAGCAGCGGAGCCTGGGCACCGATTATCGGGTTCGGGTGAAAATCTACACGGAAATTAAACAGGATGTCGTCAAAGTTTCCCGGTCGGCACTGTTTCGCAATGCTTCCGGTCAGTGGCAGGCGTACGTGGTGCGCAACAACAAAGCGATTCTAACCGATGTAAAGACCGGCGTGATGAACGATTTTGACGCCGAAATCGAAAAGGGCATTCAGTCAGGAGAACGAGTAATTATCGCCCCCAGTATGAACCTGCAGCCGGGAGAATCCGTCGAGCCGCAGGTCATCAGGGAGCTATAA
- the nqrM gene encoding (Na+)-NQR maturation NqrM → MMSTVLFALGIFAIAFLGMAVGVIFSNRCIKGSCGGIANLEGMDGCSECGGCSIADKKQKQADQMSAAGSCPSDEEK, encoded by the coding sequence ATGATGTCTACAGTCCTGTTTGCTCTCGGTATCTTTGCGATCGCTTTTCTGGGGATGGCTGTCGGCGTGATTTTCAGTAACCGCTGTATCAAAGGCTCCTGTGGCGGTATTGCCAACCTCGAAGGTATGGATGGCTGTTCCGAATGCGGAGGCTGCTCAATCGCAGATAAAAAACAGAAACAGGCCGACCAGATGTCTGCCGCTGGTTCCTGTCCCAGCGACGAAGAGAAGTAA
- a CDS encoding DUF4974 domain-containing protein: MDITTFQCPHCQTALRMRNRQIEGTTFPCPDCQQQLRLTSTPDGELAVSIIEPEPEPAGPSPLKIKARTTWKQLQKGGSYLLASPVLMAWLVAGTGALVLILLIIFDDQPAAVIAVNQQRETETVPAAAETETTAIPAVESPVAEAVPELPVKNNPNLPEQIAPAQPADASAEHQVLVAVKPENLPPLIASKPQPAAPPAAPQTDVTLALQIPILEFRQTDEIPLKTMISQFEEMLDTEFNLAANVKNDPRLLETPITLSSKNTTLSHLLEQILSEVALTFTVKSNKIYIERAAAP; encoded by the coding sequence ATGGATATCACCACCTTTCAATGCCCTCACTGCCAGACCGCACTTCGCATGCGCAACAGGCAGATTGAAGGCACTACTTTTCCCTGCCCCGACTGCCAGCAGCAACTCCGCTTAACGTCGACCCCGGATGGCGAACTCGCCGTTTCCATTATCGAGCCGGAGCCCGAACCCGCGGGCCCTTCGCCACTGAAAATCAAAGCTCGCACTACCTGGAAGCAGCTGCAGAAAGGTGGCTCATATCTTTTGGCGAGCCCCGTACTGATGGCCTGGCTTGTCGCGGGTACCGGCGCCCTGGTCCTGATATTGCTGATCATATTCGATGATCAGCCTGCCGCTGTAATCGCAGTCAATCAGCAACGGGAGACAGAAACCGTTCCTGCCGCCGCAGAGACAGAAACCACTGCGATCCCGGCAGTTGAGTCACCGGTTGCTGAAGCTGTTCCTGAGTTGCCGGTAAAGAATAATCCGAATCTGCCAGAACAGATAGCTCCAGCGCAACCAGCCGACGCTTCAGCCGAACACCAGGTTTTAGTCGCTGTCAAACCGGAGAACCTGCCTCCACTGATCGCGTCAAAGCCGCAACCTGCCGCTCCGCCCGCGGCTCCTCAGACGGATGTGACACTCGCATTACAGATACCCATCCTGGAATTTCGCCAGACGGATGAAATTCCCCTGAAGACAATGATCTCTCAATTTGAGGAAATGCTCGATACCGAGTTCAATCTGGCAGCCAATGTCAAAAACGACCCACGTCTGCTGGAAACCCCGATCACGCTTTCCAGCAAAAACACAACGCTCTCACATTTATTAGAGCAGATATTGAGCGAAGTAGCCCTGACATTTACAGTGAAATCAAATAAGATTTACATAGAGAGGGCTGCTGCACCCTGA
- a CDS encoding ABC transporter ATP-binding protein, with translation MAASDTDALPSLQNQERSILLSLKSISKTYVTGDVSVPVLHNVDLDILAGEFLVIVGPSGSGKSTLLNIVGGIDVSTTGDVFFQQQNLSEFSEQQLTRYRRENIGFVFQFYNLVPTLTARENVIVAADISADPMSPDDALELVGLADRANHFPAQLSGGEQQRVAIARALVKKPELLLCDEPTGALDLSTGRKILEVLGNLNRELGKTVVIITHNSAIGKMAQRVIRIGSGTIAETSINPQPIPANQVTW, from the coding sequence ATGGCGGCTTCTGATACCGACGCACTCCCTTCTCTGCAAAATCAAGAGCGTTCTATCCTGCTCTCCCTGAAATCCATCTCCAAAACTTATGTCACGGGCGATGTCTCTGTCCCCGTGTTACACAATGTCGATCTCGATATTCTCGCCGGTGAATTTCTGGTGATCGTCGGCCCTTCGGGTTCTGGTAAAAGCACGCTGTTAAATATCGTGGGAGGCATCGATGTCTCTACGACAGGTGACGTCTTTTTTCAGCAGCAGAATCTTTCCGAATTCAGTGAGCAGCAGCTGACACGTTATCGCCGCGAAAATATCGGTTTTGTCTTTCAATTCTACAACCTGGTCCCCACTCTGACGGCACGGGAAAACGTGATTGTGGCAGCCGATATCAGTGCCGATCCCATGTCACCTGACGACGCGCTGGAACTGGTTGGACTGGCGGATCGGGCCAATCATTTCCCCGCACAGCTCTCAGGCGGTGAACAGCAGCGGGTTGCGATTGCCCGCGCGCTGGTCAAAAAACCGGAACTGCTGTTGTGCGACGAACCCACGGGGGCACTCGATCTTTCAACGGGTCGCAAGATTCTGGAAGTGCTTGGTAATCTGAATCGGGAGCTGGGCAAGACTGTCGTCATTATTACTCACAACTCCGCCATCGGGAAAATGGCACAACGTGTGATTCGCATCGGTTCCGGTACCATTGCTGAAACCAGCATCAATCCACAGCCCATTCCGGCAAATCAGGTCACCTGGTAA